A single Oceanispirochaeta sp. M1 DNA region contains:
- a CDS encoding GGDEF domain-containing protein: MADLLAVFVFLRIRQFNTAKILMILGFLFQEFSLVFLWFPKEANFNYFFFIVAPITFFIFDFDILFERIALIFTNLIAIVLLLLSEVITLIPPVVKLSSRMTGLFTILSLASTVLSITIVFYFYAKNLASITNELMILANTDVLTKVLNRRSFEKEGYQLFDFVGKYKKTFALIILDVDFFKKVNDNYGHPAGDTVLVELSKVLSLNIRQNDILARYGGEEFALLLKGSDPAGMQKAAEHLREAVENHLFKISESKSIRITISLGLVTFSDKYENFEQMINKADKALYQAKEGGHNRVVTG, from the coding sequence TTGGCTGATCTTCTGGCAGTCTTTGTCTTTCTAAGAATACGTCAATTTAACACAGCTAAGATATTAATGATTCTGGGATTTCTTTTTCAGGAGTTTTCTCTTGTATTTTTATGGTTTCCAAAAGAGGCGAACTTCAATTACTTTTTCTTTATTGTCGCCCCCATTACCTTTTTTATCTTTGATTTTGATATATTATTCGAGCGAATTGCACTGATATTCACGAACCTGATCGCTATTGTTCTCCTTCTTTTAAGCGAAGTGATAACTTTGATCCCACCTGTTGTAAAGCTGTCCTCCAGGATGACCGGACTTTTCACTATTCTCTCGCTTGCTTCAACGGTTCTATCAATCACTATTGTATTTTACTTCTATGCAAAAAACCTCGCTTCAATAACCAATGAATTAATGATACTGGCCAATACGGATGTACTTACAAAGGTGCTTAATAGAAGATCCTTTGAGAAAGAAGGCTATCAGCTTTTTGATTTTGTCGGAAAATATAAGAAGACTTTCGCCTTGATCATTCTTGATGTGGATTTCTTTAAAAAGGTGAATGACAATTATGGTCACCCGGCAGGAGACACCGTATTGGTAGAATTGTCGAAAGTTCTATCTTTGAATATCCGGCAGAATGATATTCTTGCCCGCTACGGGGGAGAAGAGTTTGCACTGCTGCTAAAAGGATCTGATCCGGCAGGTATGCAAAAAGCTGCTGAACATCTTAGAGAAGCCGTCGAAAACCATTTGTTTAAAATATCAGAGAGTAAAAGCATAAGAATAACAATCAGTCTGGGATTAGTGACATTTTCGGATAAATACGAGAATTTTGAGCAGATGATCAATAAAGCTGATAAAGCTCTATATCAGGCAAAAG